A region of Nerophis ophidion isolate RoL-2023_Sa linkage group LG28, RoL_Noph_v1.0, whole genome shotgun sequence DNA encodes the following proteins:
- the LOC133545338 gene encoding gastrula zinc finger protein XlCGF28.1-like yields MCERTSAMYEKELCPTKEEKERQHQLLDVYYKKHHQVVLHRTDGCEEQLLPEKQECSFRTVKDDPSKRKTRCHGPSGVSFSSLTQTLPCKKEEEDSLMPHFKEEEEEHSISQEGDHLEGLVEFPVTGVPVKSEDDEVKGESEEKREAEPPSSSSTQRMTTEADGDHCGGSQADKLLAPLSDSEDTTSHSPDTDDEDSKDDKTCHTDNTHFTCSHCDKSFKYHCRLKAHMITHTEEKPFSCSTCGRGFTRSQSLKLHRIIHTEEKPFICLICNKGFVVSNHLKVHMRTHTGEKPFICSICGKGFVQNNNLKVHIRTHTGEKHFICSVCGKRFVRSHNLKVHMKTHTGENTVSCSTCGKGFTQSQNLKVHMRMHTGEKPFSCSICGKGFTHGQHLKEHTRTHTGEKTFSCSICGKRFTESQHLKRHTRTHTGEKLHSCSICNKSFCERSTLLRHMRTHPEEKVLSCSVCGERFSYKYQCKKHKCAGEIRSSK; encoded by the coding sequence ACGGCTGTGAAGAACAACTTCTGCCTGAAAAACAGGAGTGTAGCTTCAGGACGGTGAAGGATGATCCATCAAAGAGGAAAACCAGGTGTcacggaccctctggcgtctccttttcttctttgacacagacccttccctgtaaaaaggaagaggaagactcactgatgccccactttaaagaggaagaggaggaacacagcatcagtcaggagggagatcatcttgaaggactggtggagttcccagtgactggtgtccctgtgaagagtgaagatgatgaggtcaaaggtgaaagtgaggagaagagagaggcggagcctccaagcagcagctcaacacaacgcatgacaacagaagctgatggagaccactgtggaggatcacaagcagacaagctcttagctccactatcagatagtgaggacacaacgtcacactctcctgacactgatgatgaagactctaaagatgataagacatgtcacactgacaacactcacttcacatgttctcactgtgacaaatcatttaaataccattgtcgtctaaaagcacacatgataacacacactgaagaaaaacctttttcctgttcaacctgtggaagaggttttacacgaagtcagagtttgaaattACACAGGATAATACACACTgaagaaaaaccttttatatgttTAATCTGTAATAAAGGTTTTGTCGTAAGTAACCAtctgaaagtgcacatgagaacacacactggtgaaaaaccttttatctgttcaatctgtggtaaaggttttgtacaaaataacaatttgaaagtacacattagaacacacactggtgaaaaacattttatctgttcagtctgtggtaaacgttttgttcgaagtcacaatttgaaagtgcacatgaaaacacacactggtgaaaatacggtttcctgttcaacctgtggtaaaggttttacacaaagtcagaatttgaaagtacacatgagaatgcacactggtgaaaaacctttttcctgttcaatttgtggtaaaggttttacacatggtcaacatttgaaagaacacacgagaacgcacactggcgaaaaaactttttcctgttcaatctgtggtaaacgttttacagaaagtcaacatttgaaaagacacactagaacacacactggtgaaaaattgcattcctgttcaatctgcaacaaaagcttttgtgAACGATCAACACTtttaagacacatgagaacacacccagaagagaaagtgttgagttgcagtgtgtgtggtgaacgattctcttataagtaccagtgtaagaaacacaagtgtgctggtgagatcaggagcagcaaatga